The Marinobacter subterrani genome has a segment encoding these proteins:
- the era gene encoding GTPase Era, which translates to MNDITRPENPDSRCGFVAIVGRPNVGKSTLLNHILGQKLSITSRKPQTTRHQVLGIKTVGPVQAIYVDTPGMHEEEPRALNRYMNKAATSALIDVDVVVFVVDQLAWTTADELVLEKLSKLTCPVILAVNKVDKIEKRESLLPHLDMVSKKREFAEIIPLSALKETNLKPLEEAVGRFLPESIHFYPDDQITDRSERFLASEIVREKITRQLGAELPYSVAVEIEEFKREGKTLHISALILVEREGQKKIMIGDKGERMRRIGQEARTDMERLFDSKIMLRLWVKVKRGWADSDRALKSLGMNDL; encoded by the coding sequence ATGAACGATATCACCCGTCCGGAGAATCCGGACAGTCGCTGCGGTTTTGTGGCCATCGTGGGCCGCCCGAACGTGGGTAAATCCACGTTGCTGAATCATATTCTCGGGCAGAAGCTGAGTATTACCTCCCGCAAGCCCCAGACTACCCGGCATCAGGTACTCGGTATCAAGACTGTCGGGCCGGTACAGGCGATTTATGTCGATACCCCGGGCATGCATGAAGAAGAGCCACGGGCCCTGAACCGCTATATGAACAAGGCGGCCACATCGGCCCTGATTGACGTGGATGTTGTGGTTTTTGTGGTGGACCAGCTGGCCTGGACTACCGCTGATGAGCTGGTGCTGGAGAAACTCAGCAAACTGACCTGTCCGGTTATCCTGGCGGTCAACAAGGTCGACAAGATCGAGAAGCGGGAAAGCCTGCTGCCCCACCTGGACATGGTCTCGAAAAAACGCGAGTTCGCAGAGATTATTCCGCTTTCAGCCCTCAAGGAAACCAACCTGAAGCCTCTTGAAGAAGCGGTGGGTCGTTTCCTGCCGGAGAGTATCCACTTCTACCCGGATGACCAGATCACCGATCGCAGCGAACGCTTTCTGGCCTCGGAAATTGTCCGGGAAAAGATCACCCGGCAACTGGGGGCAGAGCTGCCGTACTCGGTCGCGGTTGAAATCGAGGAGTTCAAACGCGAGGGCAAAACCCTGCATATCTCTGCGCTTATCCTGGTGGAGCGGGAGGGACAGAAAAAAATCATGATCGGTGACAAGGGCGAGCGGATGCGCCGTATCGGCCAGGAAGCCCGCACCGATATGGAACGTCTGTTCGACAGCAAGATCATGCTCCGGCTCTGGGTGAAGGTAAAGCGTGGCTGGGCAGACAGCGACCGGGCCCTCAAGAGCCTGGGCATGAACGACCTCTGA